One window of Trichomycterus rosablanca isolate fTriRos1 chromosome 2, fTriRos1.hap1, whole genome shotgun sequence genomic DNA carries:
- the LOC134335124 gene encoding zinc finger protein 239-like, which produces MQSEEEEHISPVDLEDEGFLKIVIKEEESEDESFFCEESFIPVEHDTSEEHLTPGFQPLKEEPEDEDEIRLNKDFCCSSSPRSCTTQNHLHKHIKTPHSVKYETLVKIKTEHEDLTPTRSSSDQQTSSGAVSINSSLTREQNRRDVCSQCGKSFSSLSALRKHQRIHTGERPYQCLECGKSFNQQGHLKLHQRIHTGEKPYQCSQCGKSFSEQGHLKLHQRIHTGEKPYQCSQCGKCFNEQSALRRHQRIHTGEKMYQCSQCGRSFNHQSALKRHQRVHTGEKPYQCSQCGKSFNDQNTLKLHQRIHTGEKPYQCSECGKSFNQQTNLKTHQRIHTGEKPYQCSQCGKSFNHQSNLSVHQRIHTGEKPYQS; this is translated from the exons atgcagtcggAAGAAGAGGAACACATCAGCCCTGTGGATCTAGAAGATGAAGGATTCCTGAAGATAGTAATAAAAGAGGAAGAATCTGAAGATGAAAGTTTCTTTT GTGAAGAATCAttcatccctgtggaacacgacacctctgaggaacatctCACCCCAGGTTTCCAGCCTCTGAAGGAGgaacctgaagatgaagatgaaattA gattgaacaaggatttctgctgctcctcgagtccacgttcctgtacaacccaaaatcatctccacaaacacatcaagaccccccacagtgtcaaatatgagaccctggtgaagattaagactgaacatgaggatctgacgcccaccagaagctccagtgatcagcagacgtcctctggtgctgtcagcattaacagctctctcaccagagaacagaacagaagggacgtctgctcacagtgtgggaagagctttagttctctgAGTGCTCTCAggaaacaccagcgcattcacactggagagagaccgtatcagtgcttagagtgtgggaagagctttaatcaacagggtcatcttaaattacaccagcgcattcacactggagagaaaccgtatcagtgctcacagtgtggaaagagctttagtGAACAGGGTCATCTGaaattacaccagcgcattcacactggagagaaaccgtatcagtgctcacagtgtgggaagtgttttaatgaacagagtgctctcagaagacaccagcgcattcacactggagagaaaatgtatcagtgctcacagtgtgggaggagttttaatcatcagagtgctctcaaaagacaccagcgtgttcacactggagagaaaccgtatcagtgctcacagtgtgggaagagttttaatgatcAGAATACTCTCaaattacaccagcgcattcacactggagagaaaccgtatcagtgctcagagtgtgggaagagctttaatcaacagactaatctcaaaacacaccagcgcattcacactggagagaaaccgtatcagtgttcacagtgtgggaagagttttaatcatcagagtaatCTCTCagtccaccagcgcattcacactggagagaaaccatatcagtcctga
- the LOC134335193 gene encoding zinc finger protein 239-like, producing the protein MQSEEEEHISPVDLEDEGFLKIVIKEEESEDESFFCEESFIPVEHDTSEEHLTPGFQPLKEEPEDEDDLRLTPTRSSSDQQTSSGAVSINSSLTREQNRRNVCSQCGKSFSSLSAFKTHQRIHTGEKPYQCSQCMISFRQPSHLQRHQRIHTGEKPYQCSQCGRRFNQQSDLKIHQRIHTGEKPYQCSQCEKSFNHLSDLKRHQRIHTGEKPYQCSQCGKSFNHLGDLERHQRIHTGEKPHQCSQCEKSFNHLSDLKRHQRIHTDEKMYQC; encoded by the exons atgcagtcggAAGAAGAGGAACACATCAGCCCTGTGGATCTAGAAGATGAAGGATTCCTGAAGATAGTAATAAAAGAGGAAGAATCTGAAGATGAAAGTTTCTTCT GTGAAGAATCAttcatccctgtggaacacgacacctctgaggaacatctCACCCCAGGTTTCCAGCCTCTAAAGGAGGAAccagaagatgaagatgatctca gattgacgcccaccagaagctccagtgatcagcagacgtcctctggtgctgtcagcattaacagctctctcaccagagaacagaacagaaggaacgtctgctcacagtgtgggaagagcttcagttcTCTGAGTGCtttcaaaacccaccagcgcattcacactggagagaaaccgtatcagtgctcacagtgcatGATCAGTTTTCGTCAACCGAGCCATCtccaaagacaccagcgcattcacactggagagaaaccctatcagtgctcacagtgcggGAGGAGATTTAATCAACAGAGCgatctcaaaatccaccagcgcattcacactggagagaaaccgtatcagtgctcacaatgcgaaaagagttttaatcatctcagtgatctcaaaagacaccagcgcattcacactggagagaaaccctatcagtgctcacagtgcgggaagagctttaatcaTCTCGGTGATCTcgaaagacaccagcgcattcacactggagagaaaccgcatcagtgctcacaatgcgaaaagagttttaatcatctcagtgatctcaaaagacaccagcgcattcacacggaTGAGAAAATGTATCAGTGCTAA